From one Drosophila subpulchrella strain 33 F10 #4 breed RU33 chromosome 3L, RU_Dsub_v1.1 Primary Assembly, whole genome shotgun sequence genomic stretch:
- the LOC119553886 gene encoding GTP-binding protein Rhes — protein MYRCKNWFCARSNNNNYVDVALSEAPPTTTTPHATNSRISSASNNNNVRSNSSKSNQQTNATTAGGHRGGTGTTTTTTHTHSHPTTAHCSTDEPSPPQAHVVTFLDETTASGSNGAVTSSRLVTTAELHQAHMLEHHSNLDAIEAADDFIYGPGAGLSLCDDSLPSAKNCYRLVMLGSSRAGKSSIVARFLGNRFEEAYTPTIEEFHRKLYRIRNEVFQLDILDTSGYHPFPAMRRLSFLTGDLFILVFSMDSRESFEEVVRLRENILETKWAALNPGSGFKKKSLPKIPMILAGNKCDRDFKTVQVDEVMGYIAGQDNCCTFVECSARQNYRIDDLFHSLFTVSNLPLEMTPNHHRRLVSVFGAPSPLPPHGSVVGGSKKNALSIKRRFSDACGVVTPNARRPSIRTDLNLMRSKTMALNEGEGVRSPSRWNRCALM, from the exons ATGTATCGCTGCAAAAATTGGTTTTGTGCGCGCAGCAATAATAACAACTACGTCGATGTGGCACTAAGCGAGGCGCcacccaccaccaccaccccacATGCAACAAACAGCCGCATCAGCAgcgccagcaacaacaacaacgtgaggagcaacagcagcaaaagCAATCAGCAGACAAACGCCACCACAGCGGGCGGTCATAGAGGTGGCACaggcaccaccaccaccaccacccacacCCACTCCCACCCAACCACCGCCCACTGCTCGACCGATGAGCCATCGCCGCCACAGGCCCACGTGGTCACCTTCCTGGACGAGACCACTGCCAGCGGGAGCAACGGAGCCGTGACGAGCAGCCGCCTGGTCACCACCGCCGAACTGCACCAGGCCCACATGCTGGAGCACCACTCGAACCTGGACGCCATCGAGGCGGCGGACGACTTCATCTACGGGCCCGGCGCAGGACTCTCGCTCTGCGACGACAGCCTGCCGTCGGCCAAGAACTGCTATCGACTCGTCATGCTCGG CTCATCACGCGCCGGCAAGTCGTCGATTGTGGCACGTTTCCTGGGCAATCGGTTCGAGGAGGCCTACACGCCGACCATCGAGGAGTTCCACCGCAAATTGTATCGCATACGGAACGAGGTCTTTCAACTGGATATTTTGGATACTTCTGGCTATCATCCGTTTCCCGCAATGCGTCGTTTGTCATTTCTAACTG GGGATCTCTTCATCCTTGTCTTCAGCATGGATTCCCGTGAGTCCTTCGAGGAGGTCGTACGCCTGCGGGAAAACATCCTGGAGACCAAGTGGGCAGCCCTGAATCCCGGTTCCGGGTTTAAGAAGAAGAGTCTTCCCAAGATACCCATGATATTGGCGGGCAACAAATGTGATCGAGACTTTAA AACTGTGCAGGTGGACGAGGTAATGGGCTACATCGCTGGTCAGGACAACTGCTGCACCTTTGTGGAGTGCTCGGCACGTCAGAACTACCGCATCGATGACCTGTTCCACTCGCTGTTCACGGTCTCCAACTTGCCGCTGGAGATGACCCCGAACCATCATCGTCGTTTGGTCTCAGTTTTCGGGGCGCCTTCTCCTCTTCCGCCCCACGGATCCGTGGTGGGCGGGTCCAAGAAGAATGCACTCTCCATCAAGCGAAGATTTAGCGACGCCTGCGGGGTGGTGACCCCGAATGCCCGGCGACCCAGCATCCGCACCGATCTCAACCTGATGAGATCCAAGACTATGGCTCTCAACGAGGGCGAGGGGGTGAGGAGTCCGTCGCGATGGAACCGCTGCGCCCTGATGTAG
- the LOC119553888 gene encoding uncharacterized protein LOC119553888 isoform X3, with the protein MEQSSSVAELAKNSEDIETDASKVADHQEYAEALSMSGRSHTNRRWNRRTCCTREVLSGGAIFIALLLVIGAIYMHLRQKHHLGRLHINLKDRGRLDVLEEDFPVVTAAAVAD; encoded by the exons ATGGAGCAAAGCAGCAGTGTGGCGGAGCTGGCGAAGAACAGTGAGGATATCGAAACGGATGCCTCCAAGGTGGCGGACCATCAGGAGTACGCCGAAGCCCTGTCAATGTCCGGTCGAAGTCACACTAATCGGCGCTGGAATCGAAGGACCTGCTGCACTCGAGAGGTCCTGAGTGGGGGCGCCATTTTCATCGCCCTGCTGCTCGTCATCGGCGCCATTTACATGCACTTAAGACAGAAGCACCATCTGGGCCGGCTGCACATCAATCTCAAGGATCGCGGGAGGCTGGACGTCTTGGAGGAGGACTTCCCCGTGGTCACCGCCGCGGCTGTGG CCGACTGA
- the LOC119553888 gene encoding uncharacterized protein LOC119553888 isoform X2 gives MEQSSSVAELAKNSEDIETDASKVADHQEYAEALSMSGRSHTNRRWNRRTCCTREVLSGGAIFIALLLVIGAIYMHLRQKHHLGRLHINLKDRGRLDVLEEDFPVVTAAAVDNFISGLHCWVAVLSLSLFPSRLIRNAIRRTCRSQCSIKIAIVNKRNQCFRWAFKHFYFILNRVLQIVIVKCY, from the exons ATGGAGCAAAGCAGCAGTGTGGCGGAGCTGGCGAAGAACAGTGAGGATATCGAAACGGATGCCTCCAAGGTGGCGGACCATCAGGAGTACGCCGAAGCCCTGTCAATGTCCGGTCGAAGTCACACTAATCGGCGCTGGAATCGAAGGACCTGCTGCACTCGAGAGGTCCTGAGTGGGGGCGCCATTTTCATCGCCCTGCTGCTCGTCATCGGCGCCATTTACATGCACTTAAGACAGAAGCACCATCTGGGCCGGCTGCACATCAATCTCAAGGATCGCGGGAGGCTGGACGTCTTGGAGGAGGACTTCCCCGTGGTCACCGCCGCGGCTGTGG ATAATTTTATAAGCGGTTTACATTGTTGGGTTGCTGTtctctctctatctctcttCCCCAGCCGACTGATTAGAAACGCCATTAGGAGGACCTGCAGATCTCAGTGCTCCATAAAAATAGCGATTGTAAATAAAAGAAATCAATGTTTTCGTTGggcttttaaacatttttatttcattttaaatagaGTGCTCCAAATCGTCATAGtcaaatgttattaa